Proteins encoded together in one Micromonospora auratinigra window:
- the hppD gene encoding 4-hydroxyphenylpyruvate dioxygenase: MTQAIDRPQSTEEVDVDALVGAVDHDITRDPFPVRGLDHLHFLVGNAKQAAHYYSTAYGMTCVAYRGPEQGYRDHAQYVLTSGSARFLITGTVRPDAEGAEHVAKHSDGISDIALEVPDVDAAYAHATAQGATGLVEPHDVSDEHGTVRIASIAAYGDTRHSLVDRSRYTGPFLPGFVARGPIVDRQPMIDAGLQPKRFFQAVDHVVGNVELGRMDEWVEFYKRVMGFSNMAEFVGDDIATDYSALMSKVVANGTRKVKFPLNEPAIARKKSQIDEYLEFYRGAGAQHIAVATNDILTSVDAMRAAGVEFLDTPDSYYDDPELRARIGEVRVPIEELKARKILVDRDEDGYLLQIFTKPVQDRPTVFFELIERHGSLGFGKGNFKALFEAIEREQEKRGNL, translated from the coding sequence ATGACCCAGGCGATCGACCGACCCCAGTCGACCGAGGAGGTCGACGTCGATGCCCTGGTCGGCGCCGTCGACCACGACATCACCCGCGACCCGTTCCCGGTCCGGGGCCTCGACCACCTGCACTTCCTGGTGGGCAACGCCAAGCAGGCGGCGCACTACTACTCCACCGCGTACGGCATGACCTGCGTGGCGTACCGGGGTCCGGAGCAGGGCTACCGGGACCACGCGCAGTACGTGCTGACCAGCGGCTCCGCCCGGTTCCTGATCACCGGCACGGTCCGCCCCGACGCCGAGGGCGCCGAGCACGTGGCGAAGCACAGCGACGGCATCTCCGACATCGCGCTGGAGGTGCCGGACGTGGACGCCGCGTACGCGCACGCCACCGCGCAGGGCGCGACCGGCCTGGTCGAGCCGCACGACGTCAGCGACGAGCACGGCACCGTCCGGATCGCGTCCATCGCCGCGTACGGCGACACCCGGCACAGCCTGGTCGACCGGTCCCGCTACACCGGCCCGTTCCTGCCCGGCTTCGTGGCCCGCGGCCCGATCGTGGACCGGCAGCCGATGATCGACGCCGGCCTCCAGCCGAAGCGCTTCTTCCAGGCCGTCGACCACGTGGTCGGCAACGTGGAGCTGGGCCGGATGGACGAGTGGGTCGAGTTCTACAAGCGGGTCATGGGCTTCTCCAACATGGCCGAGTTCGTCGGCGACGACATCGCCACCGACTACTCGGCGCTGATGAGCAAGGTGGTCGCGAACGGCACCCGCAAGGTGAAGTTCCCGCTCAACGAGCCGGCCATCGCCCGCAAGAAGTCGCAGATCGACGAGTACCTGGAGTTCTACCGGGGCGCCGGCGCGCAGCACATCGCGGTGGCCACCAACGACATCCTGACCAGCGTCGACGCCATGCGCGCCGCCGGCGTCGAGTTCCTGGACACGCCGGACTCGTACTACGACGACCCCGAGCTGCGCGCCCGGATCGGCGAGGTGCGGGTGCCGATCGAGGAGCTGAAGGCCCGCAAGATCCTGGTCGACCGGGACGAGGACGGCTACCTGCTCCAGATCTTCACCAAGCCGGTGCAGGACCGCCCGACCGTCTTCTTCGAGCTGATCGAGCGGCACGGCTCGCTCGGCTTCGGCAAGGGCAACTTCAAGGCCCTCTTCGAGGCGATCGAGCGGGAGCAGGAGAAGCGCGGGAACCTGTAA
- a CDS encoding RDD family protein — protein sequence MTQPPPNAYPPPTGPQPEGGGFAPPTGPAPLRPPLPSQHTPQPYAGPPGYPAPAPHPGYVPPALAPNGQPLAGFGERLVAWLIDSLIATAVALVLFAPVMIWLFIRMFDQMSTLEADGTVAEPDPSTFMTDLFLPLLLAEFGLLLVLLGFYWLYHVEYARRTGQTLGKKAMKLRIVPLDPGATLTRGALGKRYLVEWVAGSFVPFLSYVDGFWQLWDKPWQQCLHDKAAGTVVVKVDQ from the coding sequence GTGACCCAGCCTCCCCCGAACGCGTACCCGCCGCCCACCGGTCCCCAGCCGGAGGGCGGCGGCTTCGCACCGCCCACCGGCCCCGCGCCGCTGCGCCCGCCGCTCCCGTCCCAGCACACCCCGCAGCCGTACGCCGGGCCGCCCGGCTACCCGGCGCCCGCCCCGCATCCGGGGTACGTCCCGCCGGCGCTGGCGCCGAACGGGCAGCCCCTCGCCGGCTTCGGTGAGCGGCTGGTGGCCTGGCTGATCGACAGCCTGATCGCGACCGCGGTGGCGCTGGTGCTCTTCGCACCCGTCATGATCTGGCTCTTCATCCGGATGTTCGACCAGATGTCGACGCTCGAGGCGGACGGGACGGTGGCCGAACCCGACCCGTCGACCTTCATGACCGACCTCTTCCTGCCGCTCCTCCTCGCCGAATTCGGCCTCCTCCTGGTCCTGCTCGGCTTCTACTGGCTCTACCACGTCGAGTACGCCCGCCGGACCGGGCAGACCCTGGGCAAGAAGGCGATGAAGCTGCGGATCGTCCCGCTCGACCCGGGCGCGACCCTGACCCGGGGCGCGCTGGGCAAGCGCTACCTGGTCGAGTGGGTCGCCGGCTCGTTCGTGCCATTCCTCAGCTACGTCGACGGGTTCTGGCAGCTCTGGGACAAGCCCTGGCAGCAGTGCCTGCACGACAAGGCCGCCGGCACGGTCGTCGTTAAGGTTGACCAGTGA
- a CDS encoding NAD-dependent epimerase/dehydratase family protein: MEHTGEPMELRDQTWVVTGAAGTIGARLVDDLAGAVGRLVATDIHPPAVPDGVESVVADLRDQEAVAALLAGAYGVVHLGGIADEADLHDLAEVNVVGTYHVLEGARRAGVRRVVYASSNRATGCYPCDVPVHPSMPPRPDGVYGAMKVAGEALCQLYADKFGLSAVAVRIGSYEERPADLRQLSTWLSPADCLRAFRAAMSAPAVGYACFYAVSANTRGWWSLEPGTALGFVPQDDAEQFAATVPDAGETMRGPQGGDFATPEYTLSRQRH, encoded by the coding sequence GTGGAACACACGGGGGAACCGATGGAGCTGCGGGACCAGACCTGGGTGGTGACCGGCGCGGCGGGCACCATCGGCGCACGCCTGGTCGACGACCTGGCCGGTGCGGTCGGTCGGCTCGTCGCCACCGACATCCACCCACCCGCCGTGCCCGACGGGGTCGAGTCGGTGGTCGCCGACCTGCGCGACCAGGAGGCTGTGGCGGCGTTGCTCGCCGGGGCGTACGGGGTGGTGCACCTGGGCGGCATCGCCGACGAGGCCGACCTGCACGACCTGGCAGAGGTCAACGTGGTCGGCACCTACCACGTGCTGGAGGGAGCCCGGCGGGCCGGCGTCCGCCGCGTCGTGTACGCCAGCAGCAACCGGGCGACGGGCTGCTACCCGTGCGACGTGCCGGTGCACCCGTCGATGCCGCCGCGTCCGGACGGGGTCTACGGGGCGATGAAGGTGGCCGGCGAGGCCCTGTGCCAGCTGTACGCCGACAAGTTCGGCCTGTCCGCGGTGGCGGTGCGGATCGGCAGCTACGAGGAACGCCCGGCCGACCTGCGTCAGCTCAGCACCTGGCTCAGCCCGGCCGACTGCCTGCGGGCGTTCCGGGCTGCCATGTCGGCGCCGGCGGTCGGCTACGCGTGCTTCTACGCGGTCTCCGCCAACACCCGCGGCTGGTGGTCCCTGGAGCCGGGGACGGCGTTGGGGTTCGTGCCACAGGACGACGCCGAGCAGTTCGCGGCCACCGTACCGGACGCCGGGGAGACGATGCGCGGCCCGCAGGGCGGCGACTTCGCCACGCCGGAGTACACCCTGTCCCGGCAGCGGCACTGA
- a CDS encoding RDD family protein produces the protein MSVQPGWYLDPADPDTRRYWDGEGWLGAPIPADATPPEGPPPPEPVAAPAPASGPATGGHPGPGAGPGLGAPVPGHRPGPDTGAGPVTHPGQPGPAAHPGQPYPGQPYPGRPYPGQPYPAPPNGVPGPGPGAGPPPGWSYPPNWPGRPPLPRPHGLPLASYGARLVARLIDFGAVFLLNVVVNGWFVWRYVEEVSPYLRESFRRALEGNSSTEGLPQPGEQAGGLQIAILLIATALWFAYEVPSMAARGQTFGKRLLGIRALPVEADQPLGFGRATRRWSTLGLPTLLWYCCGLGLLLQLVDAVSPLFDQPLRQALHDKRAQTVVVQLPRARPEPRDTPHDRADPPGDTP, from the coding sequence GTGAGCGTGCAGCCCGGCTGGTACCTCGACCCCGCCGACCCGGACACCAGACGGTACTGGGACGGCGAGGGCTGGCTCGGCGCGCCGATCCCGGCCGACGCCACCCCACCCGAGGGCCCGCCCCCGCCCGAGCCCGTCGCCGCGCCGGCCCCCGCGAGCGGGCCGGCCACCGGCGGCCACCCCGGCCCCGGCGCCGGTCCCGGCCTCGGTGCCCCCGTCCCCGGTCACCGGCCGGGTCCCGACACGGGAGCGGGTCCGGTCACCCACCCGGGTCAGCCGGGTCCCGCAGCTCACCCGGGCCAGCCGTACCCCGGCCAGCCGTACCCGGGACGGCCCTACCCGGGGCAGCCCTACCCCGCGCCGCCGAACGGCGTGCCGGGGCCTGGGCCGGGTGCCGGGCCGCCGCCGGGCTGGTCGTACCCGCCGAACTGGCCGGGCCGGCCGCCGCTGCCCCGCCCGCACGGGCTGCCGCTCGCCTCGTACGGCGCCCGGCTGGTCGCCCGCCTGATCGACTTCGGCGCGGTGTTCCTGCTCAACGTCGTGGTGAACGGCTGGTTCGTCTGGCGGTACGTGGAGGAGGTGTCGCCGTACCTGCGGGAGTCGTTCCGCCGGGCACTGGAGGGCAACAGCTCCACCGAGGGCCTCCCCCAGCCCGGTGAGCAGGCCGGCGGGCTCCAGATCGCCATCCTGCTGATCGCCACCGCGCTCTGGTTCGCGTACGAGGTGCCGTCGATGGCCGCCCGCGGGCAGACCTTCGGCAAGCGGCTGCTCGGCATCCGGGCGCTGCCGGTCGAGGCCGACCAGCCGCTCGGCTTCGGCCGGGCCACCCGCCGGTGGAGCACCCTCGGCCTGCCCACCCTGCTCTGGTACTGCTGCGGCCTGGGTCTGCTGCTCCAGTTGGTGGACGCGGTCTCGCCGCTGTTCGACCAGCCGCTGCGCCAGGCGCTGCACGACAAGCGGGCCCAGACCGTCGTGGTCCAACTGCCCCGCGCCCGCCCCGAACCCCGCGACACCCCGCACGACCGCGCCGACCCCCCGGGAGACACCCCATGA
- the hisC gene encoding histidinol-phosphate transaminase, with the protein MTETGRHQPPLRLTRADLDALPNYVPGRSPADLARELGLPEAIKLASNEVPYGPLPGVVEAVAEAVAGSHRYPDMGVVALREALAERYGVDADRIATGCGSVALAEHLVRATCLPGDELLYSWRSFEAYPIIAATSGATSVRVPNDAGHGHDLAAMAAAVTDRTRMILVCNPNNPTGTAVRKAELDRFLDAVPDDVLVVIDEAYREFVTDSEVPDGLTYLDRPNVVVLRTLSKAWGLAGLRIGFLVAAPAVAAAVRKVVTPFSTSMAAQAGALAALAQADEVERRCALVVAERDRVTEALRKFVPDVPSSQANFVWLPLGDRAVEFGKACEARGVIVRPFPGDGVRVTIGTPEENDAFLAAAEAALA; encoded by the coding sequence ATGACCGAGACCGGACGTCACCAGCCGCCGCTGCGGCTCACCCGCGCCGACCTGGACGCGCTGCCCAACTACGTGCCCGGCCGCAGCCCCGCCGACCTGGCCCGTGAGCTGGGCCTGCCCGAGGCGATCAAGCTGGCCAGCAACGAGGTGCCCTACGGCCCGCTGCCCGGCGTGGTGGAGGCGGTCGCCGAGGCGGTCGCCGGCTCGCACCGCTACCCGGACATGGGCGTGGTCGCGCTCCGCGAGGCCCTCGCCGAGCGGTACGGCGTGGACGCCGACCGGATCGCCACCGGCTGCGGGTCGGTGGCGCTGGCCGAGCACCTGGTCCGGGCCACCTGCCTCCCCGGTGACGAGCTGCTCTACTCGTGGCGCTCCTTCGAGGCGTACCCGATCATCGCGGCGACCAGCGGCGCGACCAGCGTGCGGGTGCCGAACGACGCCGGGCACGGCCACGACCTGGCCGCGATGGCGGCGGCGGTGACCGACCGGACCCGGATGATCCTGGTCTGCAACCCGAACAACCCGACCGGTACGGCGGTCCGCAAGGCCGAGCTGGACCGCTTCCTCGACGCGGTGCCGGACGACGTGCTGGTGGTGATCGACGAGGCGTACCGGGAGTTCGTCACCGACTCCGAGGTGCCGGACGGCCTGACCTACCTGGACCGGCCGAACGTGGTCGTGCTGCGCACCCTCTCCAAGGCGTGGGGGCTGGCCGGCCTGCGGATCGGCTTCCTGGTCGCCGCCCCGGCGGTGGCCGCGGCCGTCCGCAAGGTGGTCACGCCCTTCTCCACCAGCATGGCCGCCCAGGCCGGCGCGCTGGCCGCGCTGGCCCAGGCCGACGAGGTGGAGCGGCGGTGCGCGCTGGTCGTCGCCGAGCGGGACCGGGTCACCGAGGCGCTGCGCAAGTTCGTCCCGGACGTGCCGTCCAGCCAGGCCAACTTCGTCTGGCTGCCGCTGGGTGACCGGGCCGTCGAGTTCGGCAAGGCGTGCGAGGCGCGCGGCGTGATCGTGCGGCCGTTCCCGGGCGACGGCGTCCGGGTCACCATCGGCACCCCGGAGGAGAACGACGCCTTCCTGGCCGCCGCCGAGGCCGCGCTCGCCTGA
- a CDS encoding Lrp/AsnC family transcriptional regulator — MSAGQDVQLDELDARLLTLLGEEPRIGVLECSRRLGVARGTVQARLDKLIDRGVIAGFGPDVSPAAIGFGVTSFVTLEISQRHGHDPVTAHLAAIPEVLEAHTITGSSDLLCRIVARSNADLQRVIDQIVSSEGIRRASTIIALAEQIPYRTLPLIRSAAQG, encoded by the coding sequence ATGAGTGCTGGTCAGGATGTACAGCTCGACGAGCTGGATGCACGACTGCTCACGTTGCTCGGCGAGGAGCCGCGGATCGGGGTGCTGGAGTGTTCCCGGCGGCTCGGGGTGGCCCGGGGCACCGTCCAGGCCCGGCTCGACAAGCTCATCGACCGCGGGGTCATCGCCGGCTTCGGCCCGGACGTCTCGCCGGCCGCGATCGGCTTCGGGGTGACCAGCTTCGTCACCCTGGAGATCAGCCAGCGGCACGGCCACGACCCGGTGACCGCGCACCTGGCCGCCATCCCCGAGGTGCTGGAGGCGCACACCATCACCGGCTCCAGCGACCTGCTCTGCCGCATCGTGGCGCGGTCGAACGCCGACCTCCAGCGGGTCATCGACCAGATCGTCAGCTCCGAGGGGATCCGCCGCGCCTCGACGATCATCGCCCTGGCCGAGCAGATCCCCTACCGCACCCTGCCGCTGATCCGCTCCGCCGCCCAGGGGTGA
- a CDS encoding PQQ-binding-like beta-propeller repeat protein, whose translation MTVVVLAATGVWNPFPTMWDWVDRSEPISEPDVVWQQRVGGTPKSVTIAGDTVIVEQRTRVEARALATGTQLWERKADWAAVAGGDRDPVVAVGKLLVKGYEVLDPTTGAVRRRDNRAVAVWTYRNLLLDAYCVQATDCTLSAWEPRGTRPLWTAFLPGVHSGVLADNPELLGTRRLGAPRIDAGLAGPEAVPPLLGFPVDGRVHVVDTATGRVLQNIQPGREERLAVIGGRLLRIRATSRDGSCYFQVTAIDPATGQQVWQRTGLNLRTADAAGCVQREDPQGARNVLIGVAADGREAVVDGYDGRLLQVGADGEKLLAVDDRYALVRSADKRNIVGRELAVDRTRWTRPAGGRSGAALTPYAAVIAEEKPSRLIAVDPRGGRELAVLRTSANALAVGPHGMIIGEGREIGYVRWGAGTSVPPPPDEGGIPGPNPDGSYRPPSDQGSCGPKKELCYSEKGGG comes from the coding sequence ATCACCGTGGTCGTGTTGGCCGCCACCGGGGTGTGGAACCCGTTCCCGACCATGTGGGACTGGGTGGACCGGAGCGAGCCGATCTCCGAGCCGGACGTGGTCTGGCAGCAGCGGGTCGGCGGCACGCCGAAGAGCGTCACCATCGCCGGCGACACGGTGATCGTCGAGCAACGTACCCGGGTCGAGGCGCGCGCCCTGGCCACCGGCACCCAGCTCTGGGAGCGCAAGGCGGACTGGGCGGCGGTCGCCGGTGGGGACCGGGACCCGGTCGTCGCCGTGGGCAAGCTCCTGGTCAAGGGGTACGAGGTGCTCGACCCGACCACCGGCGCGGTGCGGCGCCGCGACAACCGGGCGGTGGCCGTCTGGACCTACCGGAACCTGCTGCTCGACGCGTACTGCGTGCAGGCCACCGACTGCACGCTGAGCGCCTGGGAACCGCGCGGCACCCGGCCGCTCTGGACCGCCTTCCTGCCCGGTGTGCACAGCGGGGTGCTCGCCGACAATCCCGAGCTGCTCGGCACCCGTCGGCTGGGTGCCCCGCGCATCGACGCCGGGCTCGCCGGGCCGGAGGCCGTCCCGCCGTTGCTCGGCTTCCCGGTGGACGGCCGGGTGCACGTGGTGGACACCGCCACCGGGCGGGTGCTGCAGAACATCCAGCCCGGCCGGGAGGAACGGCTGGCGGTGATCGGCGGCCGGCTGCTGCGGATCCGGGCGACCTCCCGCGACGGCAGCTGCTACTTCCAGGTCACCGCGATCGACCCGGCCACCGGCCAGCAGGTGTGGCAGCGCACCGGGCTCAACCTGCGGACCGCCGACGCCGCCGGCTGCGTGCAGCGGGAGGACCCGCAGGGTGCCCGCAACGTGCTCATCGGGGTCGCCGCGGACGGCCGCGAGGCGGTGGTCGACGGGTACGACGGCCGGCTGCTCCAGGTCGGCGCGGACGGCGAGAAGCTGCTCGCCGTCGACGACCGGTACGCCCTGGTGCGCAGCGCCGACAAGCGGAACATCGTCGGCCGGGAACTCGCCGTGGACCGGACCCGCTGGACCCGTCCCGCGGGCGGCAGGAGCGGCGCCGCGCTCACCCCGTACGCGGCGGTGATCGCCGAGGAGAAGCCGTCCCGGCTGATCGCGGTCGACCCGCGCGGCGGGCGGGAGCTGGCGGTGCTGCGCACCTCGGCGAACGCCCTCGCGGTCGGCCCGCACGGGATGATCATCGGGGAGGGGCGGGAGATCGGGTACGTCCGGTGGGGCGCCGGGACCTCCGTGCCGCCCCCGCCCGACGAGGGCGGGATCCCCGGCCCGAACCCGGACGGCAGCTACCGTCCCCCGTCCGACCAGGGCAGCTGCGGGCCGAAGAAGGAGCTCTGCTACTCGGAGAAGGGCGGCGGGTGA